In Bacillus cereus ATCC 14579, a single window of DNA contains:
- a CDS encoding DUF4179 domain-containing protein: MKDIYELLNDIDIDEKELEEIEASEIEKEKVKRNVKQSIRTKKKMKSWKKGVAAASILVGLSVATLGIGFPTYAGGLPIVGDIFRLLDNGRTGLYENYKEFSTELNMTRESNGVKVTINDAVFDGRTITITYSIESDKDLGEKPNIFGYPQVMGFNGGGGSSQVTKVGEKKYVGMTTMSGNSSKRLDVANVWWNMEEIELDYKGNSIKGNWNFALSLKAMESKEVKVNRVSENELIKVNIDKMEVTPMSFIVFFNQEESKVLRSIWDSADVELEIKDDLGNKYAGEGNGGTSTVAEPHKSSWSSTFQKLNENATKLIVTPRVHLRVHTPENHGGVEYVNGKEKKIEVPKKEAKSKDIVLDDIVIDLKK; this comes from the coding sequence ATGAAAGACATTTATGAACTATTAAATGATATTGATATAGACGAAAAAGAACTAGAAGAAATTGAGGCTTCTGAAATTGAAAAGGAAAAAGTAAAACGAAATGTAAAACAATCGATACGTACGAAGAAAAAGATGAAAAGTTGGAAAAAAGGTGTGGCTGCTGCATCTATTTTAGTAGGATTATCAGTTGCAACACTCGGTATCGGATTTCCTACATATGCGGGGGGATTGCCAATTGTCGGTGACATATTCCGATTATTAGATAATGGTAGAACAGGGTTATATGAAAATTATAAAGAGTTTTCGACTGAGTTGAATATGACAAGGGAGAGTAATGGGGTTAAGGTTACAATTAATGATGCTGTGTTCGATGGTAGAACAATCACAATCACATACTCTATTGAGAGTGATAAAGATTTAGGTGAGAAGCCAAATATATTTGGATATCCGCAGGTGATGGGGTTTAATGGCGGGGGAGGAAGCTCTCAAGTAACAAAAGTTGGAGAGAAAAAGTACGTAGGTATGACTACGATGAGTGGTAATAGTAGTAAAAGGTTAGATGTTGCAAACGTTTGGTGGAATATGGAAGAGATTGAGTTGGATTATAAAGGTAATTCAATTAAGGGGAATTGGAACTTCGCACTTAGTTTAAAAGCAATGGAGAGTAAAGAAGTAAAGGTTAATAGGGTTTCTGAAAATGAATTAATAAAAGTAAATATAGACAAAATGGAAGTAACTCCGATGTCATTTATCGTTTTTTTCAATCAGGAAGAATCTAAAGTATTAAGAAGTATATGGGATAGCGCTGATGTGGAATTAGAAATAAAAGATGATTTAGGAAATAAATATGCTGGTGAAGGAAATGGCGGAACTAGTACAGTAGCCGAACCGCACAAAAGTAGTTGGAGTTCTACATTCCAAAAGTTAAACGAAAATGCAACAAAGCTTATCGTTACACCTCGTGTACACTTGCGAGTTCATACACCTGAAAATCATGGTGGAGTAGAGTATGTGAATGGAAAAGAGAAGAAAATAGAAGTGCCGAAAAAAGAAGCGAAGAGTAAAGATATTGTGTTAGATGATATTGTCATTGATTTAAAGAAATAA
- a CDS encoding glycosyl hydrolase gives MKRLFLCMERELVVVKEQYDNYETTYHLQNMQPTCIAVDPFHPNRVYCGIFGRGLWLSDDSGDSWRPIGDSYRYFDFPKEDGILHSSITSITISSNEQVNGYGVVYVGTEPSALFRSENGGETWTELKNMKSLLSSYTWAFPPRPFTHHVRWITVDPNNPNTIHVSIEAGAVIQSNDKGHTWIDKKFGAPIDAHQLLMHPEAPNRLYASCGDGFMGGPDRAYLESYNNGNSWISCSEGLEHHYLYSMTIDPADCNTILVSAAPSADLAHHRIPYESYIYRKTKDTPFQQVQQGLPSAIGTVISMFATNEAEPHTFYTLNNNGVFQSNDSGESWEQLNIPWKDEYKTQHPHALLVTSS, from the coding sequence ATGAAACGTTTATTTCTCTGTATGGAACGTGAACTTGTTGTAGTGAAAGAACAATATGATAACTATGAAACGACTTACCACTTACAAAATATGCAACCTACCTGTATCGCTGTTGATCCGTTCCACCCAAACCGTGTATATTGCGGAATATTCGGACGAGGTCTATGGTTAAGCGACGATAGCGGGGATTCATGGAGACCAATTGGAGATTCTTATCGTTACTTTGATTTCCCTAAAGAAGATGGTATTTTACACTCCTCTATCACTTCCATAACAATAAGCTCAAATGAACAAGTGAACGGATATGGGGTCGTTTATGTCGGCACAGAACCGAGCGCTTTATTTCGCTCTGAAAATGGTGGTGAAACGTGGACTGAACTTAAAAATATGAAATCATTATTATCTTCTTATACGTGGGCTTTCCCGCCTAGACCTTTTACCCATCACGTACGCTGGATTACAGTTGATCCAAACAACCCTAATACAATACACGTTTCAATCGAAGCTGGTGCTGTTATTCAAAGTAATGATAAAGGGCATACATGGATTGATAAAAAATTCGGTGCTCCTATCGATGCTCATCAATTACTTATGCACCCTGAAGCACCAAATCGTCTTTATGCATCATGTGGTGACGGATTTATGGGCGGACCTGATCGTGCTTATCTTGAAAGTTATAACAATGGAAACAGCTGGATCTCATGTAGTGAAGGACTTGAACATCATTATTTATACAGCATGACAATTGATCCAGCTGATTGCAATACGATTCTCGTTTCAGCTGCACCGAGTGCTGATCTGGCTCATCACCGTATCCCTTATGAATCTTATATTTATCGAAAAACGAAAGATACTCCGTTCCAGCAAGTACAACAAGGACTACCATCTGCAATCGGTACAGTCATTTCGATGTTTGCTACAAACGAAGCCGAACCACATACGTTCTACACGTTAAATAACAATGGCGTCTTTCAATCCAATGATAGCGGCGAATCATGGGAACAACTAAACATTCCGTGGAAAGATGAATATAAAACGCAGCATCCGCATGCACTACTCGTTACTAGTTCTTAA
- a CDS encoding cation diffusion facilitator family transporter — MGHSHDHGHSKNKKALLIAFLLTTSFMIAEVVGGFVTNSLALLSDAGHMLSDAVSLALSLLAFKLGEKTATSAKTYGYKRVEMLAALCNGVVLIVISVYIFIEAIRRFKEPVEIASNGMLIIAVLGLLINILSAWILMRGGDVKGNLNLRSAFLHVLGDLLGSVGAIIAALLIKFFGWTAADAIASILVSILVIISGWRVTRDTVHILMEGAPQHINVEEVKSTLLNIPIVKEVHDLHIWSVTSDFQVLTCHLIIKGNETQSVLKEATYVLKEKFHVEHVTIQVEIDGEFHHDETTCKV, encoded by the coding sequence ATGGGACATTCGCATGATCATGGTCATTCAAAAAATAAAAAGGCATTACTAATTGCCTTCCTACTAACAACAAGTTTTATGATTGCAGAAGTTGTTGGTGGCTTTGTAACAAATAGCTTAGCACTACTATCTGACGCGGGGCATATGCTAAGTGATGCAGTATCTTTAGCTTTAAGTTTACTTGCGTTTAAGCTCGGAGAAAAAACAGCAACATCTGCGAAAACATACGGGTATAAGCGAGTCGAAATGTTAGCAGCATTATGTAACGGTGTCGTTCTTATTGTCATTTCGGTATACATTTTTATTGAAGCAATCCGTCGTTTTAAAGAACCAGTTGAGATTGCTAGTAATGGGATGCTCATTATTGCAGTCCTTGGTCTGCTTATTAATATTTTATCAGCTTGGATATTAATGAGAGGCGGAGATGTGAAAGGTAATTTGAATTTAAGAAGTGCTTTCCTGCACGTACTAGGCGATCTATTGGGTTCCGTCGGAGCGATCATTGCTGCGTTACTTATTAAATTTTTCGGATGGACTGCTGCAGATGCGATTGCTAGTATTCTTGTGTCTATTTTAGTTATTATTAGTGGATGGCGTGTAACACGTGATACGGTTCATATATTAATGGAAGGTGCACCACAGCACATAAATGTTGAAGAGGTAAAAAGTACGTTATTAAATATTCCGATTGTCAAAGAAGTTCATGATTTGCACATATGGTCTGTCACATCAGATTTTCAAGTATTAACATGTCATCTTATTATTAAAGGGAATGAAACGCAAAGTGTATTAAAAGAGGCTACGTATGTATTAAAGGAGAAATTTCATGTAGAACATGTCACCATTCAAGTAGAAATAGATGGTGAATTTCATCACGATGAGACAACTTGCAAAGTATGA
- the fbpA gene encoding Fur-regulated basic protein FbpA — MSSQLRFAVENRKRHLIDELIGAGVFKIRDRQLYELSLEELEKEYEDMEDYANIQA; from the coding sequence ATGAGTAGTCAACTCCGTTTTGCTGTTGAAAATCGTAAGAGGCATTTAATTGATGAGTTAATTGGAGCAGGTGTGTTTAAGATTCGCGACCGACAATTATACGAGCTGTCTTTAGAGGAATTGGAAAAAGAGTACGAAGATATGGAAGATTATGCAAATATTCAGGCGTAG
- a CDS encoding GntR family transcriptional regulator gives MPVPQNYKKPGRISAKSLVLNQLQNWIIEGVLKPNEKINDGELAEALGVSRTPVREALQILELSGLVEMVPGQKTKIAPIKLDDVSIIYETMAGLHSIIGKQALQNITDADIQILSEINDHFQHSIEKKNAKQALKLDIQFHNTISSIAKNQYIEPFLENMQLHVLRLEYLFFQNFVPASQSIEEHHSIIQALQKQDEKQMEQIMTQNWLRPMKEIQKIISTK, from the coding sequence ATGCCTGTCCCTCAAAATTATAAAAAACCAGGAAGAATTTCAGCAAAATCACTCGTTTTAAATCAACTACAAAATTGGATTATTGAAGGTGTACTGAAGCCCAATGAAAAAATTAATGATGGGGAATTGGCTGAGGCACTAGGAGTAAGCAGAACACCTGTAAGGGAAGCACTTCAAATATTAGAGCTTTCTGGATTAGTGGAAATGGTACCAGGGCAAAAAACGAAAATTGCTCCTATTAAGTTAGACGACGTATCTATCATTTATGAAACGATGGCTGGTCTTCACTCTATTATAGGAAAGCAAGCTCTTCAAAACATTACAGACGCTGATATTCAAATACTTTCTGAAATAAATGATCATTTTCAGCACTCTATAGAGAAAAAAAACGCAAAACAAGCTTTAAAATTAGATATACAATTCCACAATACAATTTCTTCTATTGCTAAAAACCAATATATTGAACCCTTTCTAGAAAATATGCAACTTCACGTTTTACGTCTTGAATATTTGTTTTTCCAAAACTTTGTTCCAGCAAGTCAATCTATTGAAGAACATCACTCTATCATTCAAGCATTACAGAAGCAGGACGAAAAACAAATGGAACAAATAATGACCCAAAACTGGCTCCGTCCCATGAAAGAAATACAAAAAATAATTTCTACGAAATAA
- a CDS encoding DMT family transporter — protein sequence MDSNRLKGIIMVIIGACLWGLSGTAAQQLFQYDNVSTEWLVTIRLLISGIILLIISSFGTRKKEIFGIWKQKSDAIKMILFGLFGMLAVQYTYFASIKEGNAAVATLLQYLAPIFITVYLLFKWNVRPSKIDFISITLSLVGTFLLLTNGSVHNLAVSTPAIIWGILSGLSLAFYSLYSKELLEKWSSSVIVGWGMITGGIGVTIVHFISTNEFILLSTMKYVKLSTLPLITFVVIFGTLIAFYLYLDSIRYLTPKETTLFGCTEPLAAIISSVLILHVPFQSFQLLGAFCVIVMVLILSQKPDEGKQKLKLVHAKKENIQ from the coding sequence ATGGATTCAAATCGATTAAAAGGAATTATAATGGTCATAATCGGTGCTTGTTTATGGGGCTTGTCTGGTACAGCTGCACAACAGCTTTTTCAATATGACAATGTTTCAACCGAATGGTTAGTTACGATCCGTTTACTTATATCTGGAATTATTTTGCTCATTATTTCCTCATTCGGAACGAGAAAAAAAGAGATATTTGGCATTTGGAAACAAAAATCTGATGCTATTAAAATGATTTTGTTTGGTCTATTCGGTATGCTTGCTGTACAGTATACGTATTTCGCTTCAATTAAAGAGGGAAATGCTGCCGTGGCAACATTATTACAATATTTAGCTCCTATATTCATCACTGTATACTTACTTTTCAAATGGAACGTTCGTCCATCAAAAATTGATTTCATTTCAATTACCCTTTCATTAGTAGGCACTTTTCTCTTACTAACAAACGGGTCTGTTCATAACTTGGCTGTTTCTACACCAGCTATTATTTGGGGTATTTTATCTGGATTATCTCTCGCTTTTTATAGTTTATATTCAAAGGAATTGTTAGAAAAATGGTCTTCCTCCGTTATCGTTGGATGGGGCATGATTACTGGGGGTATTGGTGTAACGATTGTACACTTTATTTCTACAAACGAATTCATTTTATTATCAACTATGAAATATGTAAAACTAAGTACCCTACCGCTCATCACATTTGTCGTCATTTTCGGGACACTTATTGCCTTTTATTTATACTTAGACAGCATACGATACCTGACTCCGAAAGAAACAACATTATTTGGTTGCACAGAACCACTCGCAGCTATTATTTCTTCTGTACTTATATTGCACGTGCCATTTCAATCTTTTCAGTTATTAGGCGCTTTTTGTGTCATTGTAATGGTGCTCATCTTAAGCCAAAAACCGGATGAAGGGAAACAAAAATTAAAGCTTGTTCATGCAAAAAAGGAAAATATACAATGA
- a CDS encoding DUF3784 domain-containing protein: MLAGFLVCLFVGLLIIFLGYQIHVKKRLFLLAGYQEETFVGDKNKLAKLSGAFSYIVGVATIILPLGLEKIGDVVGIVYAILIVLGTIVFIIKANLLNKSAIK; the protein is encoded by the coding sequence ATGTTAGCTGGATTTTTAGTTTGTTTATTTGTTGGGTTACTTATCATTTTTTTAGGGTATCAAATACATGTGAAAAAGAGGTTGTTTTTGTTAGCAGGATATCAAGAAGAAACGTTTGTTGGAGATAAAAATAAATTAGCGAAGCTTTCAGGAGCATTTTCTTATATAGTTGGAGTTGCTACTATAATATTACCGCTTGGCTTGGAAAAAATAGGGGATGTAGTTGGTATCGTATATGCTATATTAATTGTTTTAGGTACAATTGTATTTATAATTAAAGCAAACCTATTAAATAAGAGTGCTATAAAGTAA
- a CDS encoding GTP-binding protein codes for MKKVPITVLSGFLGSGKTTLLHHILTNKNNLKVAVIVNDMSEVNIDASLIKKGGFSRTEEKLVEIQNGCICCTLREDLMIEVNRLVENGDIDYIIIESSGISEPIPVAQTFTYTDEVLNIDLTKNCRLDTMVTVVDANRFWDDFADGESLLDRKQAIDENDTREVIDLLIDQIEFANVIILNKIDLLEKEDVIELHHLLKKLNPNAKVLESSFSKVPLQEILNTNLFNYEEASQSAGWIQELNSDYHTPETEEYGINSFVYRRKYPFHPERLMNWLEKWPLDVVRAKGFFWLASRNNMIGLLSQAGSSITIQGAGEWIAALPETERNQMIAEEPEVLKNWDERYGDRITELVFIGIDMNRSVIEQSLDDCLLTEKEMGQKWNTFIDPIPAFTYTS; via the coding sequence ATGAAAAAAGTACCTATCACTGTATTAAGTGGTTTTTTAGGATCTGGAAAAACTACCTTACTACATCACATTTTGACTAATAAGAATAACTTAAAAGTAGCTGTTATCGTTAATGATATGAGCGAAGTAAACATTGATGCATCTCTTATAAAAAAGGGTGGTTTTTCACGTACGGAGGAAAAACTAGTAGAAATTCAAAATGGCTGTATTTGTTGTACACTACGAGAAGATTTAATGATAGAAGTGAATCGTCTTGTGGAAAATGGTGATATTGACTATATTATTATTGAATCTTCTGGTATAAGTGAGCCTATTCCAGTTGCTCAAACGTTTACTTATACAGACGAAGTTCTTAACATTGATTTAACGAAAAATTGTCGCCTCGATACGATGGTTACAGTTGTAGATGCAAACAGATTTTGGGATGATTTTGCAGATGGAGAAAGTTTATTAGACCGAAAACAAGCAATCGATGAGAATGATACCCGGGAAGTTATTGATTTATTAATAGATCAAATTGAGTTTGCAAACGTAATCATTCTTAATAAGATAGATTTGCTAGAAAAAGAAGATGTGATAGAGCTTCATCATTTACTAAAAAAATTAAATCCTAATGCAAAAGTTCTTGAATCTTCGTTTAGCAAAGTACCATTACAAGAAATTTTAAACACAAATCTATTTAATTATGAAGAAGCCAGTCAATCGGCCGGCTGGATACAAGAATTAAATAGTGACTATCATACACCGGAAACGGAAGAATACGGTATCAATTCCTTTGTTTACCGCCGCAAATATCCTTTCCATCCCGAGCGCCTTATGAATTGGCTAGAAAAATGGCCTTTAGATGTTGTAAGAGCGAAAGGATTCTTCTGGCTGGCATCTCGTAATAATATGATAGGGCTTCTATCTCAAGCAGGTTCCTCTATTACAATTCAAGGAGCCGGTGAATGGATAGCCGCATTACCTGAAACTGAAAGAAATCAAATGATTGCAGAAGAACCAGAAGTATTAAAAAACTGGGACGAGCGATATGGAGATCGAATAACTGAGCTCGTATTTATCGGTATTGATATGAATCGTTCTGTGATTGAACAATCATTAGATGATTGTCTATTAACAGAAAAGGAAATGGGACAAAAGTGGAATACATTTATTGATCCTATTCCGGCTTTTACTTATACTTCATAA
- a CDS encoding TIGR03943 family putative permease subunit yields MEKEEQKAYHRYIRGIILIGLAMLLFKLLVTGNIYNFIAPKMIKFTYIAFVVILIFGIVQVWRDGREKQHDCNCCKHHTTSKSGIKSFFVYVLFVVPIVSAFLFGSVTIDGSLAGKRGMNQSVQSRSLERNEKEGKQVKFDGREVSVDPEETSNLATTYKTEEQVVKSMLGQRKLQVKDKDYVQTMNVIGQNVNWFKGKEITFLGFIYKDKDVTGNKAVVARYGITCCIADASVWGMIVTGKNIEKIPEETWVKITGLLDETTYKGTVFPLVKVNKIEKINKPTDPYVYDALPQ; encoded by the coding sequence ATGGAGAAAGAGGAGCAGAAGGCATATCATCGCTATATACGTGGCATTATTTTAATTGGTTTAGCAATGCTCTTATTTAAACTACTTGTAACAGGGAATATTTATAATTTTATCGCTCCAAAAATGATTAAATTTACGTATATAGCTTTTGTAGTAATTTTAATTTTTGGTATTGTACAAGTTTGGAGAGATGGAAGAGAAAAACAGCATGATTGTAATTGTTGTAAACATCATACAACATCAAAATCAGGGATAAAAAGTTTCTTTGTATATGTTTTATTTGTCGTTCCGATAGTTAGTGCTTTTCTCTTTGGAAGTGTAACAATTGATGGAAGTTTAGCAGGAAAAAGGGGTATGAATCAAAGTGTACAGTCGAGAAGTCTAGAAAGGAACGAAAAAGAGGGGAAACAGGTTAAGTTTGATGGGCGAGAAGTATCAGTTGATCCAGAAGAAACATCAAATTTAGCAACGACTTATAAAACGGAAGAGCAAGTAGTAAAAAGTATGTTAGGACAGCGTAAACTACAAGTAAAGGATAAGGATTATGTTCAAACAATGAATGTAATTGGTCAAAATGTCAATTGGTTTAAAGGGAAAGAAATTACATTCTTAGGGTTTATATATAAGGATAAAGATGTGACGGGTAATAAAGCAGTAGTGGCTCGATATGGTATAACTTGTTGTATTGCGGATGCATCAGTCTGGGGGATGATTGTTACCGGGAAAAATATTGAAAAAATTCCAGAAGAAACATGGGTGAAAATAACAGGATTATTAGATGAAACGACATATAAAGGAACAGTCTTTCCACTTGTAAAAGTAAACAAAATCGAGAAAATTAATAAGCCAACTGACCCATATGTATATGATGCTTTACCTCAATAG
- a CDS encoding class I SAM-dependent methyltransferase, giving the protein MNWVTHKPSFEFETFSPIIRSQSAWSGHLDFAYDLVRFEKPETLVELGTHLGASFFSFCQGVKDGGLSTKCFAVDTWAGDGHTGPYGEGVFQIVEKVVSDNYLNIGNLIRSTFDDAVDRFQDETINLLHIDGYHTYEAVSHDYNTWLPKVAKNGIVLFHDIEVRSGDFGVYKFWDEVKAKCPHFQFAHSYGLGVLFPKGCSDKFEEILKNKEEIQNMYK; this is encoded by the coding sequence ATGAACTGGGTTACTCATAAACCATCATTTGAATTTGAAACATTTAGTCCTATTATTCGGTCACAATCTGCGTGGAGTGGACATTTAGATTTTGCATATGACTTAGTACGATTTGAAAAACCGGAAACTTTAGTTGAGTTAGGTACACATCTAGGTGCTTCTTTCTTCAGTTTTTGTCAAGGAGTAAAAGATGGAGGGTTATCGACTAAATGCTTTGCAGTAGATACTTGGGCTGGAGATGGGCATACAGGTCCATATGGAGAAGGGGTTTTTCAAATAGTAGAAAAAGTAGTGAGCGATAACTACCTTAATATAGGAAATTTAATTCGATCTACTTTTGATGATGCTGTAGACCGGTTTCAAGATGAAACGATAAATCTGTTGCATATTGATGGCTATCATACGTATGAAGCTGTTTCTCACGATTATAATACATGGCTACCGAAAGTCGCGAAAAACGGTATTGTATTATTTCATGATATTGAAGTTAGAAGTGGTGATTTCGGCGTGTATAAGTTTTGGGATGAGGTAAAAGCGAAGTGCCCTCATTTTCAATTTGCGCATTCATATGGACTGGGAGTGTTATTTCCGAAGGGTTGTAGTGATAAGTTTGAGGAAATACTTAAAAATAAAGAAGAAATACAAAATATGTATAAATAA
- the nhaC gene encoding Na+/H+ antiporter NhaC codes for MKSVRLPSMLEIIVLLLLFLAVVFSFQTIFDLPIQLALFISWFLVIALGLRLGFRYQELQDAITKGISNGLEAILILVAVGALIGTWIAGGVVPTLIYYGLEFIHPSIFLLATLIICSITSIATGTSWGTVGTAGIAMMAIGEGLGLPLPLVAGAVLSGAYFGDKLSPLSDSTVLAASMAKVDVIAHVRAMLVLDVPAYIITSIMFTVAGWMYGGDNVDLNRVEFLKEALLKQFDIKIWMLVPAVIVIVLLAMKKPSMPTIAMGALIGAIWATLFQGMNFGEAIGTAYNGFSIQSGVEFVDKLLNRGGINGMLGSVAVIIFGLGFGGLLEKLGVLKVIVSKFEKKLNSAGNVTLSTLIVAFLANIFGCAMYVSLILTPKIMEDSYDILKIDRRVLARNSEVGGTLTSGMVPWSDNGIFMAGILGVATFSYVPFMWLSFVSLILAVIFGYTGKFIWYVDDADKGKQAS; via the coding sequence ATGAAAAGTGTAAGATTACCATCGATGCTAGAAATCATAGTTCTTTTATTACTATTTCTTGCTGTTGTCTTTTCCTTCCAAACGATTTTTGATCTCCCAATTCAATTAGCGCTATTTATTTCATGGTTTTTAGTAATTGCGCTTGGATTAAGATTAGGATTTCGTTATCAAGAATTGCAAGATGCAATTACGAAAGGGATTTCTAACGGATTAGAAGCAATACTGATTTTAGTTGCAGTAGGTGCTTTAATTGGAACGTGGATTGCTGGTGGGGTAGTACCAACATTAATCTATTATGGATTAGAATTTATTCACCCTAGCATATTCCTATTAGCAACATTAATTATTTGTTCTATAACTTCTATCGCAACAGGAACGTCTTGGGGAACAGTGGGAACAGCAGGTATTGCTATGATGGCGATTGGTGAAGGACTTGGTTTACCACTTCCGCTTGTTGCTGGTGCAGTTCTTTCAGGAGCTTATTTCGGCGATAAATTATCACCACTTTCTGATAGCACAGTTCTTGCAGCTTCTATGGCGAAAGTAGATGTTATTGCTCACGTTCGAGCTATGCTCGTATTAGATGTTCCGGCTTATATTATTACTAGTATTATGTTTACTGTAGCTGGTTGGATGTATGGCGGCGATAATGTAGATTTGAATCGAGTAGAATTTTTAAAAGAAGCTTTATTAAAGCAATTTGATATTAAAATATGGATGCTTGTTCCGGCGGTCATTGTTATCGTTCTATTAGCGATGAAGAAACCGTCTATGCCAACAATTGCAATGGGAGCTTTAATTGGTGCAATTTGGGCAACTCTTTTCCAAGGGATGAACTTTGGAGAGGCGATTGGAACAGCTTATAACGGATTCTCAATTCAATCTGGTGTTGAGTTTGTTGACAAGTTATTAAACCGTGGTGGAATTAACGGCATGCTTGGCTCAGTAGCCGTTATTATTTTCGGTTTAGGATTTGGTGGATTACTTGAAAAACTAGGTGTTTTAAAAGTAATCGTATCAAAATTTGAGAAGAAATTAAATTCTGCAGGTAATGTAACATTGTCTACATTAATCGTGGCATTCTTAGCTAATATATTTGGTTGTGCGATGTATGTATCACTAATTTTAACACCAAAAATTATGGAAGATAGCTATGATATATTAAAAATAGACCGTCGTGTATTAGCGCGTAACTCAGAAGTAGGTGGAACGTTAACTTCAGGTATGGTTCCATGGTCTGATAATGGTATTTTTATGGCTGGTATTTTAGGTGTAGCAACGTTCTCATACGTTCCGTTTATGTGGTTAAGCTTCGTATCGTTAATTTTAGCAGTTATTTTCGGATATACAGGCAAATTCATCTGGTATGTAGATGATGCAGATAAAGGAAAGCAAGCATCATAA
- a CDS encoding MerR family transcriptional regulator — protein sequence MYYTIGQVAKMQHLTISQIRYYDKQGLFPFLQRNEKGDRVFDEEALKYLEMILCLKNTSMPIQKIKQFIDWSMEGESTILQRLALMKQQETNVLQLMQDTEKNLKKIQQKIAKYENEITSANAIKK from the coding sequence ATGTATTATACAATTGGGCAAGTCGCCAAAATGCAACATTTAACTATTTCTCAAATACGTTATTACGATAAACAAGGACTGTTTCCTTTTCTGCAAAGAAACGAAAAAGGAGATCGAGTTTTTGATGAAGAAGCACTGAAATATTTAGAAATGATTTTGTGTTTAAAAAACACCAGTATGCCAATTCAAAAAATAAAACAATTTATCGACTGGTCTATGGAAGGAGAATCTACCATCCTTCAAAGGTTAGCATTAATGAAACAACAGGAGACCAATGTCTTACAGCTCATGCAAGACACTGAAAAAAACTTAAAAAAGATACAACAAAAAATTGCTAAATATGAGAATGAAATAACTTCAGCAAATGCTATTAAAAAATAA
- a CDS encoding SDR family NAD(P)-dependent oxidoreductase: MKKYAFITGANKGIGYELVRQLAEKDYHVFLGARNEQLGQQAVESLNVSNVSYIQVDISNSQSIQEAIKKIYEMTDHLHLLINNAGIALDFNTLPSELNIETLRQGFEVNFFGTFQMMQAFLPLLKNSSNSKIINVTTDMASLTMFANGETHPINTLGYNSSKTAINALTLAFSKEFATNGPEVFGVTPGFTTTDLNGNSPGGHTTTESAKIIIKYALSETNYNGKILNKDGIIPW; encoded by the coding sequence ATGAAAAAATATGCTTTTATAACAGGTGCAAATAAAGGAATTGGATATGAACTTGTTCGTCAATTAGCAGAAAAAGATTATCACGTATTTTTAGGTGCTCGTAATGAACAACTTGGACAACAAGCCGTAGAATCTTTAAATGTTTCAAACGTTTCCTATATTCAAGTAGATATTTCAAATTCACAATCCATTCAAGAAGCAATAAAGAAAATTTACGAAATGACTGACCACTTACATTTATTAATTAATAACGCAGGCATAGCGCTAGACTTCAATACACTACCTAGTGAATTAAATATTGAAACTTTACGCCAAGGATTTGAAGTTAATTTTTTTGGAACTTTCCAAATGATGCAAGCCTTTTTACCATTATTAAAGAATTCAAGCAACAGTAAAATAATAAATGTAACAACTGACATGGCCTCACTAACAATGTTTGCTAATGGTGAAACACATCCAATTAATACACTAGGATATAATTCTTCCAAAACAGCTATTAATGCTTTAACATTAGCTTTTAGTAAAGAATTTGCCACTAACGGTCCAGAAGTATTTGGGGTAACTCCTGGTTTTACAACTACGGATCTTAATGGAAATTCCCCTGGTGGCCATACAACCACTGAAAGTGCTAAAATTATTATTAAATATGCATTAAGTGAAACAAACTATAATGGTAAAATACTTAACAAAGATGGCATTATACCTTGGTAA